The sequence below is a genomic window from Halosolutus gelatinilyticus.
CGATCGGACGAGTTGCAACTGGAGGTGACGGACTGACCCGATCGATTCGACCCCGTGTCGCACCCTGGGGGCGCGGTTCGGTAAAATCACGGTTTGAGCTTCCCGAATAGTTATTCGTGCGGGTTCGGAATCGTCCGCCAATGAATCGCCGAACCCTCCTCGCTGGCGCCGGAGTGGCCCTCACCATCCCGTTCGCGGCGTGTCTCGACGGCGTCGCCGCCGGAGAGTCCGACGACGGCGGCGACGCGGCCGACGTCGACATCCCCGACTCCCCGTCGGAGTATCCGGTCAACTCCGGGGGTCTGGACGAGTTCAGCCCGACAGCGACGTACGAAGAAGTAGCGATCGGAAGTCGTAGGGGGGTAGCCGACGAGTACAGACCCCACGACGTGGCCGTGTGGAACGCGGCGGCTGAGCCCGAAATCGACCTCCGAATTATCGACTCGGCGGCGGAATCGGTGGTTCACCGCGAAACGTACGCGATACCGGACGACACTGCGCTCGTCGTCTCGCTTCTGCAGCCGTCGGCATACCTCGTCGAGGTGCGCGTTCCGGCCGCCGAGACCCGGCACACGTTGCGAGTGCCGTGTCACTTCTTCGATTGTAACAGTTCCGTCACGCGGATCGGAGCGCTCGATGACGAAGAAATCCGGTCGTCGGTGTTATCGACGACGGCTGAGTGTTCGTCCGCCGAGTGTTAACTCCCTCGCGGACCCCGCCCCGGTGCGTCGACGGACCGATTCGTTTCGACCGTCCATCCCGTTCGCCTCGAAGACTGGACGGCGATCGAAACGCGGCATTTCGGAGCCATCGGGCTCGATCGACGGCTCGGTCGAATCGTCAGGATGCGAATCGAGACGGGAAGAAAGGCACTTCCGATCGCGGCTCCTCGACTCGATCGTGAGCGCCGACGCCCCGCGCCGCGTGGAAGTCTATCCCGATCGGGAGGTCGTCGTCGAGTTCGATCCCGACCTGACCTTCGAGTGCGTCGACGACTGCACCTGGTGTTGCCACCACGGCGTGTTGCTCTACGATCGGGACTTACTCGAACTCGCCCAGCGGGCGAACCTCGCGGAGACGACGACCGACTTTCGCGGCGAGAAGTTCGTCACCCGCGAGCCGAAAGAGCGCGGGGAGCACGTCGCCGAGGACGGCCACGCTTGCGCCTTCCTGCGGGAGGACGGTCTCTGTAGCCTGCACCTCGAAGCGGACTGGAAGCCGACGCGGTGTTCGGTCTTTCCGCTCGGGGTCTGGCTCGAAGGCGGCGACCTCCACGTGGACATCCGCGACTCGGCGCACGATCACTGTGAGGGGCTGAACGTCAGCGATCGATCGGTTATCGACCACCTCGACGCCTTCCTGCCGGAACTGCTGTGGGAACTCGAAAATCCGGATTCCGATCGTGAACTCTAACCGCGAATCGACAATCGCGTATCGACGACTGTCGAGGCGCAGTGAACGAATTTTCAGGAGCGCGGCGTGTGGTACCACGCCCCTCCAATGATTTAAACGTCCCCCGCTCGTAGTACCCTTGTGACAGAAGAAACAGGGCGACGTAACCTTCGGATGCCCAACAACGACGAAGTATTCGCCGTCGTTACGGAACACCTCGGCGGCAACCACGTGCAGCTTCGGTGCGAAGACGGCAAGGAACGCCTCGGTCGCATTCCCGGTCGGATGAAGTACCGAACCTGGATCGAACAGGACGACATCGTCGTCGCCGAACCCTGGGACTGGCAGGACGAGAAGGCCACGATCGAGTGGCGATACACCAGCCAGGACGCCGACCAACTCCGCCGCGAAGGCCACATCGACTGATACTCTCGGCCCGTCCACGACGCCGCTTCTCCCGAGTAGAAACGCGTTTCCGATCGGAGCCGCTCCGACGATCGGCGAGCGACGCCGCTGGAAGGGAGCACAGAAACGGAGTCGGGCTCTGATAGCAACGTTCCAACTGTTCTAGCAAGTAGTTGTATGCAGGCCGCGAGCGATCCACCCGTTCACGTCCGACGGGGACTCAGACAGGAGATCGAACGACTCCGCGAGGAGATCTCGAGGGTCGAACGGCGTCTCGAGGCGATCGAGGCCGACGGGAAGCAGGAAATCTCCGGCGGAGGACGGTTACTCCGCGGCCGCGAACTCCTCGACGATCGCGTCGCAGAACGCGTCGAGGTCGTCCGGATTCCGACTGGTGACGAGCCCGGCGTCGACGACAACCTCCTCGTCGACCCACTCCCCGCCGGCGTTGCGAACGTCGGTCTGCAGGCTGGGGTACGACGTCAGGGTTCGACCCTCGACGACGTCCGCCTCGATCAGCGTCCACAGGCCGTGGCAGATGACGCCGACGGGCCTACCCTCCGAGCGGTGCTCGCGCAAGAGGGCGACCGCGTCCTCGTCGGTCCGGAGCGTGTCCGCGCCGACCGTTCCGCCGGGGACGATCAGCGCGTCGTACTCGTCCGCGGAGACCTCGTCGAACGTGCGATCGATCTCGTAGGACTCGCTCCACTCGAGGTCGTTGTTGACGGTCTGCCCCTCGTCGCGCTCGCTTCCGAGAACGTCGACGCTCGCGCCGGCGTCGGAAACGGCCCGTTTCGATTCGGTGAACTCTACCTCTTCGGTGCCTTCCGGGGCGAGGAAGATCCCCACTCTCGTCCCGTCGAGTGGCTGTCGATCGGATTCGCTCATCACGCGAGACGTGGGACGGAGCGGAGGTAACGGTTGGACTTTCCTTTGCAACGGGAACCGCGGCGCCCGGAGGGACGCGACGTTCGATCGAGACCGTGGCTCCTGTGGCGGCTGGCTATCACCGGGTCGCGCGTTTCCACTCCTCCAGGCCGAGCACCTCGCCGTCGACGGCGTCCCGATCGGCGTCGGTCGCCGCCCAAACGAACATGCCCGCGATTTCCGCGGGATCGCGGCCCGAATCGCCGGCGAGATCGGTCGCGACCTGCCCGGGGTCCAGACAGCCGATCGCGTAATCGGTGTCGGCCGCGAACCCTCGGACGATCGCCTCGGCGGCGGCCTTCGAGATCGCGTACGACCCGTAGCCCGGGCTCCCCGAGCGGGCGACCGCGCCCGTCGGAACGAGCACGCGCGCCCCCTCGTTCAGGTGGGGCAGGGCCTCGTGGATCGTCGCGAAGACGCCGCGCGCGTTCGTCCGCCAGTGGTCGTCGAACGCCGCGTACGACTCTCGGTCGGTGGGCGTCCGTCCGGGCGTCCCGTGGTAGACGCCCGCGGCGGGGACGACCACGTCGAGGCCGCCGCGATCGCCGGTTCGCGAGGCCGTCTCGACGAGGCGTTCGACGTCGAACTCGTCGCGGACGTCGGTCCGGAGGCCTGCGACGGTCCCGCTTCCGTTAGCGCTGCTCGCTTCGAGATCTGAAACGGTCTCCTCGATCGCGTCGCCGTCCCGCGAGCCGACGACGACCGTCGCGCCCTCGCCCGCGAACGCGTCCGCGACCGCCCGTCCGATGCCGCGCGTCCCGCCGGTTACGACGACTGTCCGCTGATCCATACGCCCCTTATTGCAGGGTGGGAACCAGAAACCTCGGGAACCGGCGGACCGCTACCGACGCCCGAACAGCCGTCGGAACAGGCTGCGCTTGCTCGGGCGTTCGGCGAGCAGGACGGAACAGTCGACGTCGGTGATGACGTCCAGGTGCAGCGAGCCGGTGACGAGTCGCGAGAGCAACCCGCGCTCGCTCGCGCCGATCAGCATCAGCGTGTGGTCGCCCGCCGCGCGACAGATCGCTCCTTCGACGTCGCCCGAGTCGTCGACGATGAGGTCGGCGTTCTCCAGGTCGTGATCGGCGGCCCAGTCGGCGAGGAAGCGTTTGCCGGCCGCGCGCTCGTCGGGCCCGTCGACGACGTGCAGGAGCGAGACGTCCGAGCCGTGCATCGTGCGAAGGGTCCGGGCGACTTCGGCGCTCAGATCGGAATCCGGCCCCCCGGCGGTCGGCAGGAGAATCCGCGAGGCGTCCATGCCGCGATCCTTGAACACCAGGAAGTCACAGGGGAGTTGACTGGTGAGTTCGTTGATCGGGCGTTCGGCGCGAGCGGCCCCCCACAGGTGATTCGCGTCCCAGCCGATGACGACGAGGTCGGCGTGTTGCCGCTCGGCGGTCGTGAAGATGTCCTCGAACGATCGGTGGGAGACCACCGTCGAGGTCTCGGTCTCGACGTCGTAGTCGGCGATCGATTCCGCGACGTCCTCCAGCAGGTTCTCGGACTCCGCGACGATTCGACCGCGCTGCCCGGGGCCGGCGGCCGACGGCCGATCGGGAACCTGCACGATGTGGACGACGTGGATCACCGCGTCTTCGCGTTCGCTCGCGAGCGTCGCCGCCAACTGCACGAGCCGCGACTCGGTTCGCGGGTTGGCGATCGGAACCAGCACCCGGTAGGCGCCTTCTTCGGCCGCGGCCGCGGTTCGCTCGGCGGTATCGACCAGCGGGACGTAAGAGCGACCGACGAACCCCCCGAACAGCCACTCGCTGATCGAGAGTTTCCGTTCGACCCCGCCGAAGCGCGCGGCTTCGAGTCGCTCCTCGCTCGTCTGGTAGTAGTTGACGACCGTTACGAGGATGACTCCCCCGAGCGTGTTCCCGAGCAGTACGGGGAGGACGAACTCGGTCATCCCGACGAACGGGTTCAGGTTGTCACCGAGGACGAGATAGACCATCTCGGTGAACGAGACGACGACGTGAAAGAGGTTCCCGACCGGGATCGCGAGGAACGCGAGGTAGACGACGAGGAGCCGGGAGACCGTATCCCGAGAGGCGAAGGTGACCCAGACGACGCCGGCGACGATCAGGCCGGCGAACGCGCCCTTAAAGAACAGGTCCCACCACGGCGTCTCGATGCCGTGCCGGGCGATCGACAGCGCCGCCTCCTCGGCCGATTGGTCAAACACGCCGCCCCAGGTGAGCGCGATCGCGCCGAGGGCGCCGCCGGTGAAGTTCCCCGCGAGCACGATGACCCAGTGACGGAGCAGCGCGGGAAGGCTGACCAGCCGCTCGATCGTCAGGGCGACCGGCGGGAGCGTGTTCTCGGTGTACAGCTGGTAGCCGCCGATGATGATGTAGATGAACCCGAGCGGATACAGCAGGTAACTCAAGATCGGATGGCCGTCGGTCGACCCGTACAGCGACGCGTACAGCAGGAACGTGATCGTAATCGCGAAGCCGGCGGCGAGGCCGCTGAAGAATAGCTCCCGGTTTCCCGAGGTCACCTCCTCGTCCGCGTCCGCGATGATTCGCTGAAAGACTTCGTCGGAGGAGAACCGATCGGGGACGACAGATCCGACCGCGGGCGCGCCGTGGCGCGATCGCTCGACCGCCTCACGGACCGCCTCGGCCTGGTCGGGCGGTCCGTCGGACTCCCGCTCGGCGGCGTCCGCGCCGACGCGTTCGGGCTGCTCCTGATCGCTCATTGTCGGGACCGAAACGCGGAACGGACTAAGCGTTTGGCTTTGAGGGCGATGCGACCTGGAGGGGCGGAGCCGCTCGGTCTCGGCCCTACACCGGGCGACCGATCGAGCGATCGGCGGCCGCTGCACCCCGGAACCCTACGTAAGTACGTCACATGTTTTTCAATGGTCCGCCACGTTGGTTCGGGTATGCAATCGCTGGCCGGAGCGTCGGTCGTGGTGATCGGCGCCGGGGTCGGCGGGCTCTCGACGGCCTGTTACCTCGCCGACGCGGGTGCCGACGTGCGGGTGATCGAGAAGAACGAACAGCTGGGCGGCCGCGCGAGTCGGCTCGAACGGGACGGGTTCCGCTTCGATATGGGCCCGTCGTGGTACCTGATGCCCGACGTCTTCGAGCGGTTCTTCGCCGAGTTCGATCGGACGCCGACCGAGTACTACGGCCTCACGCACCTCGATCCGCACTACCGGATCTTCTTCAAAGATAGCGCGGGACGGAGTTCTGCGAACGAGACGGCAGGGCCGCGAGACGGCCCGCGAACACACGGGGACAGGGTCGATATCACGCCCGACCTCGATCGGACGAAAGAACTCTTCGAGCAGTACGAAGCGGGCGCGGGCGAGGCCCTTGAGCGGTATCTCGCGAAGTCGCGGGAGAACTACGAGGTCGGGATGCAGCACTTCGTCTACGAGGACCGGACCCGACTGCGGGACTACCTCGATCCGGACGTGGCGAGGCAGGCCCGCGGTCTCTCGTTGCTCGGGTCGATGCAGGGACACGTGGAGAATTACTTCGACCACCCCAAGTTGCAGCAGATAATGCAGTATACGCTGGTCTTCCTCGGGGGCTCCCCGACGAACACGCCGGCGCTGTACAACCTGATGAGCCACGTCGACTTCAACCTCGGCGTCTGGTACCCCGAGAACGGACTGGCCGGCGTCATCGACGGCATCGCCGATCTCGGCCGCGAACTCGGCGTCGAGTACAATACGGATCGGCCGGCGACCGCGATCAAGGGCCGCCAGGGGGCGTTTCTCGTCGAGACGACGGACGGCCCGCTCCGGTCGGATCTCGTGGTCAGCAACGCCGACTACGCCCACACGGAACAGGAGCTGCTGCCGCCCGAACGCCGCGGCTACGACGCCGACTACTGGGAGTCCCGAACGTACGCCCCCTCCGCGTTCCTGCTCTACTTCGGCGTCGAGGGCGACGTCGAGAATCTGGCACACCACACGCTCGTCCTCCCGACCGACTGGGAGGAGCACTTCGATCAGATCTTCGAAGATCCGCAGTGGCCCGACGACCCGGCCTACTACCTCTGTGTCCCCTCCGAAACCGACGATTCGGTGGCGCCCGAGGGCCACAGCAACCTGTTCGTTCTGGTTCCGATCGCGCCCGGCCTCGAGGACACGCCCGAGCAGCGCCGCGAGTACCGGGAACAGATCCTCAAGGATATCGCCGAACACACCGGCACCGATCTGCGCGATCGGATCGTCGTCGAGGAGACGTTCTGCATCGAGGACTTCGCCGATCGGTACAACAGCTTCCGGGGGACCGCACTCGGCATGGCGCACACGCTCCGGCAGACCTCCCTCTTCCGGCCACCCCACCGATCGAAGGCGGTCGACGGACTCTACTTCACGGGGTCGTACACGACACCCGGAATCGGTGTGCCGATGTGTCTCATCAGCGGCGAGTTGACCGCCGAGAAGGTCCTCGAGGACTACGGGAAACCCGAACCGGCGATCGGTCGCCGGTGAGCGATCGCCATGACCGAGAACTCGGAGTCGCGCTCCGACGGGCGTTCGGACCCCGGACCGGGATCGGAGTCGGGGACAGGGCCGGAAGCGCGGCCCGCGAGCAGGGGCGAATCGCGCCC
It includes:
- a CDS encoding translation initiation factor eIF-1A; translation: MPNNDEVFAVVTEHLGGNHVQLRCEDGKERLGRIPGRMKYRTWIEQDDIVVAEPWDWQDEKATIEWRYTSQDADQLRREGHID
- a CDS encoding phytoene desaturase family protein translates to MVRHVGSGMQSLAGASVVVIGAGVGGLSTACYLADAGADVRVIEKNEQLGGRASRLERDGFRFDMGPSWYLMPDVFERFFAEFDRTPTEYYGLTHLDPHYRIFFKDSAGRSSANETAGPRDGPRTHGDRVDITPDLDRTKELFEQYEAGAGEALERYLAKSRENYEVGMQHFVYEDRTRLRDYLDPDVARQARGLSLLGSMQGHVENYFDHPKLQQIMQYTLVFLGGSPTNTPALYNLMSHVDFNLGVWYPENGLAGVIDGIADLGRELGVEYNTDRPATAIKGRQGAFLVETTDGPLRSDLVVSNADYAHTEQELLPPERRGYDADYWESRTYAPSAFLLYFGVEGDVENLAHHTLVLPTDWEEHFDQIFEDPQWPDDPAYYLCVPSETDDSVAPEGHSNLFVLVPIAPGLEDTPEQRREYREQILKDIAEHTGTDLRDRIVVEETFCIEDFADRYNSFRGTALGMAHTLRQTSLFRPPHRSKAVDGLYFTGSYTTPGIGVPMCLISGELTAEKVLEDYGKPEPAIGRR
- a CDS encoding type 1 glutamine amidotransferase domain-containing protein; this encodes MSESDRQPLDGTRVGIFLAPEGTEEVEFTESKRAVSDAGASVDVLGSERDEGQTVNNDLEWSESYEIDRTFDEVSADEYDALIVPGGTVGADTLRTDEDAVALLREHRSEGRPVGVICHGLWTLIEADVVEGRTLTSYPSLQTDVRNAGGEWVDEEVVVDAGLVTSRNPDDLDAFCDAIVEEFAAAE
- a CDS encoding SDR family NAD(P)-dependent oxidoreductase, with amino-acid sequence MDQRTVVVTGGTRGIGRAVADAFAGEGATVVVGSRDGDAIEETVSDLEASSANGSGTVAGLRTDVRDEFDVERLVETASRTGDRGGLDVVVPAAGVYHGTPGRTPTDRESYAAFDDHWRTNARGVFATIHEALPHLNEGARVLVPTGAVARSGSPGYGSYAISKAAAEAIVRGFAADTDYAIGCLDPGQVATDLAGDSGRDPAEIAGMFVWAATDADRDAVDGEVLGLEEWKRATR
- a CDS encoding YkgJ family cysteine cluster protein, whose translation is MSADAPRRVEVYPDREVVVEFDPDLTFECVDDCTWCCHHGVLLYDRDLLELAQRANLAETTTDFRGEKFVTREPKERGEHVAEDGHACAFLREDGLCSLHLEADWKPTRCSVFPLGVWLEGGDLHVDIRDSAHDHCEGLNVSDRSVIDHLDAFLPELLWELENPDSDREL
- a CDS encoding formate/nitrite transporter family protein; this translates as MSDQEQPERVGADAAERESDGPPDQAEAVREAVERSRHGAPAVGSVVPDRFSSDEVFQRIIADADEEVTSGNRELFFSGLAAGFAITITFLLYASLYGSTDGHPILSYLLYPLGFIYIIIGGYQLYTENTLPPVALTIERLVSLPALLRHWVIVLAGNFTGGALGAIALTWGGVFDQSAEEAALSIARHGIETPWWDLFFKGAFAGLIVAGVVWVTFASRDTVSRLLVVYLAFLAIPVGNLFHVVVSFTEMVYLVLGDNLNPFVGMTEFVLPVLLGNTLGGVILVTVVNYYQTSEERLEAARFGGVERKLSISEWLFGGFVGRSYVPLVDTAERTAAAAEEGAYRVLVPIANPRTESRLVQLAATLASEREDAVIHVVHIVQVPDRPSAAGPGQRGRIVAESENLLEDVAESIADYDVETETSTVVSHRSFEDIFTTAERQHADLVVIGWDANHLWGAARAERPINELTSQLPCDFLVFKDRGMDASRILLPTAGGPDSDLSAEVARTLRTMHGSDVSLLHVVDGPDERAAGKRFLADWAADHDLENADLIVDDSGDVEGAICRAAGDHTLMLIGASERGLLSRLVTGSLHLDVITDVDCSVLLAERPSKRSLFRRLFGRR